CAGGAGCTGGTGCAGCGGGCGCAAAAAGCGGGCGTGGCTGGCTATATGGTCAAGCCCTTCCGGGAAAGCGACCTCACCCCCGCCATCGAGGTGGCCCTGGCCCGCTTCAGTGAGTTCCGGGCCATGGAACGAGAGGTGGACGATCTCCAGGAAGCCCTGGAAACCCGCAAAGCGGTGGATCGGGCCAAGGGTATCCTCATGGACACCCAGGGGCTGAGCGAAACCGAAGCCTTCCGGAAAATCCAGAAGATGAGCATGAACAACCGGAAGTCCATGCGCACGGTCGCCGACGCCATCATCCTGGCCCACCAGATCAGCGAGCAGTAACGCCGAGGGCCACCGTTGCGACTGTCGATTGTCATGCCCGT
This genomic interval from Litorilinea aerophila contains the following:
- a CDS encoding ANTAR domain-containing response regulator, with translation MERTRIIIADDESLIRMDLREMLTNLGYLVVGEVGDGRSAVNLARELRPDIVIMDIKMPDMDGIEAARILTEERVAPVLLLSAYSQQELVQRAQKAGVAGYMVKPFRESDLTPAIEVALARFSEFRAMEREVDDLQEALETRKAVDRAKGILMDTQGLSETEAFRKIQKMSMNNRKSMRTVADAIILAHQISEQ